The following are encoded together in the Candidatus Thermoplasmatota archaeon genome:
- a CDS encoding PEP/pyruvate-binding domain-containing protein, whose translation DDKSGTGVAFTRNPATGEKELYGEFLMNAQGEDIVSGKRTPQLGNEIYIKICYIIDAIRGDELEGNRKT comes from the coding sequence GACGACAAATCGGGTACGGGAGTTGCATTTACAAGAAATCCGGCAACCGGAGAAAAAGAACTATACGGTGAATTTTTGATGAATGCCCAGGGAGAGGATATCGTTTCCGGAAAAAGAACGCCACAGCTAGGGAATGAAATATATATAAAAATTTGTTATATCATTGATGCAATTCGAGGAGATGAACTGGAAGGAAATCGAAAAACTTGA
- a CDS encoding creatininase family protein yields MNWKEIEKLDKDTIFFLTIGPMEEHGPHLPVGTDFLIAKFVEKKAMTILEEKKFSVVSLPSLPIGCCRMARDFPGSMSIDWKAVRDMLHQIFVSAAKMNFRNIIVCNFHMDLHHIKAIHTAIEKGKKEGMTICEPFSSYYFKGMLWPPLNGEGEVHADMKETSLALVLFPELVKEWNDLPPVKIKMDGPDALFKTMKEMGAKEGYVGNPSIANEEYGKKFLEKITDICTETAMAMLSGEELPELPTRIKLLLRFIK; encoded by the coding sequence ATGAACTGGAAGGAAATCGAAAAACTTGATAAGGATACGATATTTTTTTTAACAATCGGCCCGATGGAAGAGCACGGCCCCCATCTTCCAGTCGGAACAGATTTTCTTATCGCAAAATTTGTGGAAAAGAAGGCGATGACGATTCTCGAAGAAAAAAAATTTAGTGTTGTTTCACTCCCTTCCCTCCCGATCGGCTGCTGCAGAATGGCTAGAGATTTTCCGGGGAGCATGTCAATCGACTGGAAAGCTGTAAGGGATATGCTGCATCAAATTTTTGTTTCCGCGGCAAAAATGAATTTTCGGAATATTATTGTATGCAATTTTCACATGGATTTGCATCACATAAAAGCAATTCATACGGCAATTGAAAAAGGAAAAAAAGAAGGCATGACAATATGCGAACCTTTTTCGTCATATTATTTCAAAGGAATGCTATGGCCTCCCCTTAATGGAGAAGGAGAGGTGCATGCAGACATGAAAGAGACATCTCTCGCCCTTGTTCTTTTTCCAGAACTTGTAAAGGAATGGAATGACCTTCCGCCGGTGAAAATAAAAATGGATGGACCGGATGCTTTGTTCAAAACAATGAAGGAAATGGGCGCAAAGGAAGGTTATGTTGGAAATCCTTCGATAGCAAACGAGGAATATGGAAAAAAGTTTCTGGAAAAAATTACAGACATATGTACCGAAACGGCAATGGCAATGCTTTCTGGAGAAGAACTTCCAGAACTTCCGACAAGAATAAAACTTTTACTCAGGTTCATAAAATGA
- a CDS encoding 4-phosphopantoate--beta-alanine ligase — protein MYVPKSHPRYQSLMMRERIADGVRKGLVHETGMIAHGRGEAFDYLIGEKTIDPADEAAGAAAAYFKIAKNAVISVNGNVAVLAGKECIELAEAANARIEVNLFHRTEERVKKIIKFLEEVGGENILGMEADARIPGLEHDRGKCCTEGIYSADVVLVPLEDGDRCEALKKMGKIVIAIDLNPLSRTSRAADVTIVDNVVRAVPNIKRHFDRKEKCDQIKRWDNKKCLQDCLDYINDRLSSFYEPE, from the coding sequence ATGTACGTTCCAAAAAGCCATCCCCGCTATCAGTCCCTTATGATGAGGGAGAGAATAGCAGATGGAGTGAGAAAAGGGCTGGTACACGAAACGGGCATGATTGCACATGGGAGAGGGGAAGCATTTGATTACCTGATAGGGGAAAAGACTATAGACCCTGCTGATGAGGCTGCCGGGGCTGCTGCTGCTTATTTTAAAATCGCCAAAAATGCGGTAATATCAGTAAACGGGAACGTTGCCGTTCTTGCTGGAAAGGAATGCATAGAGCTTGCAGAGGCGGCAAATGCACGGATTGAAGTCAATCTGTTTCACAGAACTGAAGAGAGAGTCAAAAAGATAATAAAATTTCTTGAGGAAGTGGGAGGTGAAAATATTCTCGGCATGGAAGCAGATGCAAGGATACCGGGCTTAGAACACGACAGGGGAAAATGCTGTACGGAAGGAATTTATTCTGCAGACGTTGTACTTGTCCCTTTAGAGGACGGGGACAGATGTGAAGCTCTTAAAAAAATGGGGAAAATAGTTATCGCCATAGATCTCAACCCTCTTTCTAGAACTTCAAGGGCTGCTGATGTGACGATTGTCGATAACGTTGTACGGGCCGTACCGAACATAAAAAGACATTTTGATAGAAAAGAAAAATGTGACCAAATAAAAAGATGGGATAACAAAAAATGCCTTCAGGATTGCTTGGATTACATCAATGACCGTCTTTCATCATTTTATGAACCTGAGTAA